Part of the Henckelia pumila isolate YLH828 chromosome 2, ASM3356847v2, whole genome shotgun sequence genome is shown below.
ctacGAATGACAAGACTATTAAACTATGGAAGGTACAATTTTCTTGTAACATTTATCAGTAAAAATGTATTGTCTGATGTTCTCTAGTGCTGTTATATAATTTGGACTCAAGTAAAGTTCCAATCTTGATTCTCTAGAGGTTTGTTCTGAATTGTCATTCATTTGAACGTTTTTAATCATGCGAGAACCCTCAAATGAGTGAATCTTAAAGAACTGATATCTGTTGTTGACTTCGTGGGGTATAAGATAAATGTGAGTTACGTCAGATTCTCAATGTCTTCGAAACTAGTATAGTAATTTCCAGTCAGCTCATTTGATCAGCATCGGAGATGGTAGCTACAGTGAATTGCCTATTGATTGATATTCATTTATACCACTTTGTTGTCGTCCTGCCATCTTATTAATTCATACCTAAAGGCAGGTCAAGGAACATAAAGTAAAGCAAGTAAAAAAAATGGATATCAGCCAACCCGTATCTTCAGAGAATTCTCTGTTGGCTGAAAGAAGTTTTATTAATGGTCAAAGTGAATATATTGCCAATGGCCATTCTTTGGAATGGAAAGAGAACACGGTGAATGGTGTATCATCGTTCAATGGAGGACACGCCAAGGTATATGTTAGTCTCAATTTGGCATCTGATCTTCTCAATAAGAGCACTCATCTTAGGATGTGTGGGCTCCATTGTGATGTGTGGTTTATAATAATAGTTTTCTTCGTTTCTAGCTAGCATGCTTAGTAGATTCTACTCGTGCGACATGTCGAAAAGTTTATGCACATGCTCATGATTTCAATACGAACTCCATCTCAATCAACAGGTACCCTCTATAGCCTTTCTTTCTAGGAACATTTTTCATGTTTTCTATTTAATTTGGCATTGGTTAAACTATGTAACTAGTGTGTTGATGTAGCGGAAGCGTATAACAACAAAGGGTTTACCTGTTGATGGGGAACACTATCTTTAGTAATCATAACCGTGCTCTTATTTATAGAACGGACTTACAATAATTGAATCCGAAAAATTTTtccgaaaattaaaaaataaattatatatatatatatatatagagtaattttcagctgcccaaccattcctggccaactcgtccccgaccactaaaacccactaccgggttttagttgtttttttaaaaaaaaattcgtatcactaaaacccattaccgggttttagttgtcggagacgagttgggcatcattggttgggcagctgaaaatttctatatatatatatatatacacacatatgtATGTATGCTGTATATGCTTTATAATATACGTGCTCTATGTTTCTCTTCTAAATATTTAGATTAGTCAATTGATTTTTTGCTTTGGTTTGTATTATTTGTGgtgaaatatataaaatttgctAGGGTAGCAAGTGCTTTGTTGTGTAATATTATGGAAACGACAAATCCTTATGGCTATTGAGTTTCTTTATTGTTTTACAGTGATGGGGAGACATTTATTTCGGCAGATGACCTAAGAATAAATTTGTGGAACTTTGAAATTAGTAATCAGTGTTTCAATATCATTGACATGAAACCTGAAAATATGGAAGATCTTACAGGTGATTTTTTAGACTGCTTGTCTCCATTTATCTTGTCATTTTCTAACTAGAATAGCCTGGATTAATAAGAGTGAGGAACATTTCATTTCTAAGTGTTCCTTCTTGTTTTGTTGGAGCAATGGTTTACAAACATTATCCCAGTAAAAACGAAGGAATTATGGGCATTGATTATTCTCACGGCTTTTGCCAACTAGGAGGAATAATTTGATGATCTTGTGATATTTTCTAGAGGTGATCACTTCAGCAGAATTCCATCCATATCACTGCAATCTGATGGCTTACACCAGTTCAAGGGGATTTATTCGGCTTGTGGACATGAGGTTATCAGCATTATGTGATCACAGCGCAAAGATGTGAGTTGTTGCTGTTCTCAGTGTTCTGCTTGATATTTTGTAATTGTGACCTTAACATATGTAGATTTATGTTTGATAACATTTGAACGTAATTTCGTAGATTGAAAGATGAGGAGTCCCATGGACCAAAATCATTCTTCACAGAGATTATTGCAGCGATAACTGACTTGAAGTTCGCAAACGGTGGAAGGCATATTTTATGCCGCGATTTTATGAATCTGAAAGTAAGTCTTCCCCTGTTAAACGGCTCGGGACTGATATTCAGCCACAATTTTAATTTGGTCTAATGTTTTACTTGCTTTTTCGTCGTTAAGAGTTTATGCCTTGCCATAATGATTCCACCTGGTGAAGAACTGAAAAACTTGGACTGACAtatgatgaaattttgtattttgttCCCTAGATTACCAGAATGTCTCTCGTTAATCTCATTTCCTTAATTCAAGTCTGTGTTTGCATGTTGCCTCTTCCTCTCCCCTTCTAATGTTCAATTGTAAATTCAAAGTGATTAAACGgttaacattaaaaaaaaatgttatcgTTGATATTTGCGTCTCTCCTTTTCTTCTCTGTTTTGTTTAAGCTTTGGGATATGCGGATGGATACCTGCCCGGTGGCAACATATAGGATTCACGAGCACCTGAGGCCTAAGGTCTGTTTGCTGAATGATTCAAAACCTTTTCTCTCCTTATTTTCTGTTGTTACATCATTCGAGTAATTAAAATGCTACAAGTCttctattaattttttatagccTTAATTCATTCATAAATAAAATGGCAAACTAATTTTTAATCAAGGTGTCAGGTAGATATGAATATTTGCTAATACATGGATTTGCTTGATTACCTTATTTCAGCTGTAGCTTTTAGTATCATTGGTGATTTGATATCTAGCAGAAAAATAGAACAAATACAAACTTACATTCTACACCAGAATTGTGTCGTGCTAAAACACTCGTTTTGCATGTAGATTCAATTGTAACGACTGAGCTATAAATTTTATTCATGtgaaaggaatttttttttcctatctTCCTTCTGTTGTTGCTCTTGACAGTTACATCCATCTTCCGCTGATGCATCACTTTCTGAATTTTACAGTTGTGTGATATGTATAATAATGATGCAATTTTTGACAAATTTGAATGCTGTCTTGCCGGAGACAGGCTTAACTTCGCAACCGGATCATACAGGTTAAAAATTATGTTTCAGTCTTTTTGTTTTCCATCATACTGTGCTTCTATGCTCACTATAAATTAATGATTCTTTATGCAGCAATCATCTGCGCATATTTTCGTATGGTATTGGAAGTGAAGAAGGTACAACCATAGAAGTTGGCAAAAATCCAAATAGGTATCTCACTTTACCCTCCCAGATTCTATTTGGCTTTTTGTCAGAAAAAAACTTTGCTCATGTATTCCAGTCAGTACATGGCGTGTGCAATGCATGAAGTTATACCCTATTGAAAGACGTGTAGTTCACCTTTACGAGGAATATTGAATGTTTCTTAATTTATCATTTGTTCATTATTCATGTTTCGGTGCCTTTGGCTTTTATTTGtgaaatggttttttttttaattatttatttgtgaaaTGTTAAATCAAAGAATCAGGAAGATTTAGATCCAAATTTGTTCTATTGGATCCTTTTTGGTGGAAAACATGACCTCTCACTTTTAAGAAAGAAACAATGGAAACCAATCAAGCATACTGGGTTGGCGAACATGTCTAACATTGACAAATTCGCCGTATGAACTTTACAATGGCTCAGCAACAATGTAAAACGTAACTGAATATCAGAGATTATAAGCATGTTTACGTCACCAGAAGACAATTGATTATGCTTATATGTCCCTAAACGTGAATTCGTTTTGCTAAAGGTCCAAATCATATCTAGCATTGTGCACCGTGCCCACTTTATTTTCCTTAGCATTATGGTAATTTGTACATTTGGGATGAGGGATATACAAGTTTTGGCCcctattgcttctgttatcaaAATCGCATCCTAAATTACTGTTGATTACGAGATCATGACACccttgatatttttaaaaagagCCATATTTTGTTGCAGGAAGTTGCTCCTTCAATCTACTCCAAGACTCCGACGATCATCATTAAGCAACTTGACCAGAGGATTTTCCAGACAAGGTGCTGTATCTTCTCTTGTTCGAGTTCTTTTAGCATTCTCATCTTCTTTTATCGCGCTCTTGACCATGAACTAATTGAGATTGCTCGTGGCACAATTGCGCTAGTGCAGGAAGTAACGAGTTTGGATTTGATTTCAATTCCAAGTTGCTGCACATGGCATGGAATCCAACAACCAATTTGATTGCCTGTGCTGCTGGAAACACCTTACTCATGTATCATCACGCCTGatgtaaataaattttttaggaTTTGCCGATTTCGATTGTTGATGGACCTATATTAAACTAGGAACCAGCAGGAAGCATAGGGTAGCATCAtgagaaaaatttaaatttcatgtaTAATTTTCCTCATCATGTAATCAAGCCGTTCTACAATTTTTGGAACTGCCCCCACCGTTTGTTATACGGGCACAACCCTGCTTGCCGCCAGTGTACATCGACTTTTAGTGGATTCTATAAAATCTTGTCACGTTTGGATGTTTGATTTTGTGACAAGTTTACTTTTGGGAAGCTATTAGTTTCTTTAATTTAAACGTAGAGAAGGTGATCTTATCTGTGAGTTAATGGATCAACAGTCAACACTACAGAGAGACGCACCTGTAATGTCCAGCATTAGTTAATTTCTGCGACTTCATTTTCTTCTCCGAAAATGAGTGACGACTGACGAACTGCCTACATTTACCATcttcaaaaaaatgaaaaattaaatcaaatttaattctgATAAAGAATTTGATAACAATGGAGGGACTTTGCGATAAGGAGCCCGTGAATGAATTCAAAGATCCTTCCCCAGAAGAGCAGATTAGATTATAACGATCTtacataaaataataacaattagaAGCTAGATTACCCATATAAAAATTACATGATACATACATGAGTACATATTCGATGCAATACAATCAGCTAATTCTATCTGCAGAAACAAACAAGAATTTGCATGAGCAGATATGAGAACAGAAACTCAATGGAGACTACGAGAATAAAAAATGGGCCACCCTTGGACATCTTTTTGGTTGCAATCTTCTCTAATTGCTCAAGAGAAGAACCCCAATCCAAAAAGGGGTTCAGTGATTTACCAAAAAATGAACAAAAAcagaaaaagaaacaaaaaagtgATCTCTATTCCTCGGCGCCTTTTAACTAAGTCTCTTTAAAGAAAAGCCTcgttattatattaaatttgcCCTCTTCAAAAACCTGATTGTTCTGCAGTAGTATGGCCATACGGATTCGATAAAATCGAGATATCTCTCCACTAACCAGCCTTGGAAGTTCTTCAGTATTCTCCTACTTTCTTCATGGTAGTTCAGGTTTTTAATATCTGCCATAGGTTTCCATATACGAGTTCGTATGGCTTCTATAAGCTTCCCAGAGAATATGTAATCATACGCCAGTAAGGAGAATGCAGGCAGATTTTTTATTACCTTAACTGTCTGCTTAAAGATGAAAGCATAAAGACCACAAATTGCCCGAAACATCTTAATGTAGAGAGCGACGATTATTGGTCCAAGAAACCATAGTGGAGTCAATTCCTTCGACACTTCTGATCCACAGATCAGGTTAACTGTGAGGTACAAAGGAGCGCTGCATAGAAGAAGCAGAGTTAAGCTATCAAATTGAGTAAAATTTGGAAGAGACCACTAATACAGATAGAAAATCTTTTAAGCAACACCACTGGTATCATTTATTTACTTCGTGAATGCCCGAAAAAAGTAGAGTCTAAATATGGACATACATTATTAATACCCACAATCCTCCAACAAGTAGCAAAAACGTAGATGCGCGCAGGACAAAACAATGCAGAAGATTAAAAAGAATTTTCAACAGAAACATGTAATAATTGCAACCACCAAAATGCAGTGAAAAGAAAATCAAACAAGCATATAAGCAAGCTCAAGTCAAAAGCCTTGTTGATCTGGAATAATTCAATGCACAAAATTaatctaaattttaattctctCTCCCCATAGCTATGCAATTATTAATTCTTAAACATACTACAGATTTTAAAATATCTTACCCGCTATCAAAACCTGAAGCAGATTCACTTTAAAATTGCAAAATATCAACTCCTTGGCTAAGTGTTATTGCTCCAATTATTGAATCAAGTTGTTTTCACCTATATTTTGTAATAAAGTTTTGTATTTCTTGTTGTTTTTGAGTTGTTTCGGAAAATTAGTTAGTAACAGGATGACATTCTGTATTTCTTAACTCAGCTTTCTCAATGCCAAAAAGAGTGAAAGAGTTAAAGTGCGAGTAAGGAACAGACAGAACTGAGTTGCAAAATGCTTACAATATCAACAATGGTATTTTTATTGTAGCATCCAAACCCATAAAGTAGCACCAAACAGCCTTCAAAACTTCACCTCTTTCTCGCTTTTGTTTAGTGTTTGGCAATTCTGTTGTTGAAGTTGAAGAAGGTTCGTCTACAACTTCCACTGGTTGGGTTTGTGATGGCAATCGCAGTAATATCAACCAGTTCTTGAACAAATTTTGTATAGCCTGCGACCGCGTTGTAGTCTCATCCGCTGCTGAGTAAGAAGCAGGTACAACATTCTGTACCTTGGAGGATTCGACCAAGGATTCTTTACTCTCATGTTGCCAATAAGAAACTTTAGCAGGATTTTTAAGGGATTTTAATCCATTGTTCCTGCTGCCAGAACCATCATGTCTACTGTTACCTTTAAAAGctgatattttaaaaaattttgacttAGGTCCAAGGGCAAGGGAACCTCCTACACTGCAAACAAGCAATTTGATCAGTTCAAATTGTAAAGCGGGATCAGAAAGAGTCTCAGTATACAACTAGGAGACAAAAACGAATTTACAAATTATAGAAAAATGTCACAAAAGGTACAGAATTTCCTTAAGAACCATCATGCAAAAGATTGTGCTTTGCAGGCTTACAAATCATTCGGCACATAGAAATTTATGTCATTTGAAGTTATTGCCATTAAAGACACGTAGAGTTACCACAAGAACATACACATTACAAAAATGATTTGATAACAAAATCGTAAAATAAGAACAAGGCATAAAAACAAATACatgttgataaatttattttcctGCTATGTTGCATAGATACGGGTACTGGTATCGGATCGGATACGATACGGGTACGGCGATAcaagaaattttgaaattatagGACACGATACGGCTAGGATACGACTaggattaaaaaataaaaaatatatatatataaagcatTAAAAATCCTAGAGATAGGGCAGCTGAGGCGGCAGCGGCGTGCGGCGGAACAGTTCAGAAGTGGTGTTGGTGATGATCGATGATGAGAAGCAGAAAGAATGAAAGAATGGGGAGCGAGCAGTAAGGACTAGAGAACGGAGAAGTAACGGACTGAGATAGGGctttttaagcccaattaaaattaatatatttattaagaaatgcttataaatttattatttttcaattgaACCCTCAAAACTTTAGATTATTTGTAATTTAGTCCAAAAC
Proteins encoded:
- the LOC140880577 gene encoding uncharacterized protein isoform X2 — translated: MALATHQLQSCFYSSFPSVPSSWSRGCKLKRSVPSSFPVGRKDRLISLKCRSCLSVGGSLALGPKSKFFKISAFKGNSRHDGSGSRNNGLKSLKNPAKVSYWQHESKESLVESSKVQNVVPASYSAADETTTRSQAIQNLFKNWLILLRLPSQTQPVEVVDEPSSTSTTELPNTKQKRERGEVLKAVWCYFMGLDATIKIPLLIFAPLYLTVNLICGSEVSKELTPLWFLGPIIVALYIKMFRAICGLYAFIFKQTVKILKT
- the LOC140880576 gene encoding serine/threonine protein phosphatase 2A 55 kDa regulatory subunit B beta isoform-like, which produces MSFSFSSSDVSSLAVSDWKFSQIFGDKLPGEEVQNVDIITAVQFDKSGNHLAVGDRGGRVVIFEKTDGKEESLECTSREEFEKPDFAVSRHPKFRYKTELQSHEPEFDYLKSIEIEEKINEIRWCATPNGPLYILSTNDKTIKLWKVKEHKVKQVKKMDISQPVSSENSLLAERSFINGQSEYIANGHSLEWKENTVNGVSSFNGGHAKLACLVDSTRATCRKVYAHAHDFNTNSISINSDGETFISADDLRINLWNFEISNQCFNIIDMKPENMEDLTEVITSAEFHPYHCNLMAYTSSRGFIRLVDMRLSALCDHSAKILKDEESHGPKSFFTEIIAAITDLKFANGGRHILCRDFMNLKLWDMRMDTCPVATYRIHEHLRPKLCDMYNNDAIFDKFECCLAGDRLNFATGSYSNHLRIFSYGIGSEEGTTIEVGKNPNRKLLLQSTPRLRRSSLSNLTRGFSRQGSNEFGFDFNSKLLHMAWNPTTNLIACAAGNTLLMYHHA
- the LOC140880577 gene encoding uncharacterized protein isoform X1, yielding MALATHQLQSCFYSSFPSVPSSWSRGCKLKRSVPSSFPVGRKDRLISLKCRSCLSVGGSLALGPKSKFFKISAFKGNSRHDGSGSRNNGLKSLKNPAKVSYWQHESKESLVESSKVQNVVPASYSAADETTTRSQAIQNLFKNWLILLRLPSQTQPVEVVDEPSSTSTTELPNTKQKRERGEVLKAVWCYFMGLDATIKIPLLIFAPLYLTVNLICGSEVSKELTPLWFLGPIIVALYIKMFRAICGLYAFIFKQTVKVIKNLPAFSLLAYDYIFSGKLIEAIRTRIWKPMADIKNLNYHEESRRILKNFQGWLVERYLDFIESVWPYYCRTIRFLKRANLI